The Quercus robur chromosome 7, dhQueRobu3.1, whole genome shotgun sequence genome has a segment encoding these proteins:
- the LOC126692744 gene encoding 50S ribosomal protein L22, chloroplastic-like isoform X2, translating to MVGWQRHIHFVLSRVGKRVEHSYNLSANFSSSRLESSFSPGELTYLQRLWRPPSANISRPFYQYFQQLGISSSRKLLAESSEEKAIPSPLTPVLAINSGKSEDQNQKVVSKPSKVQAVLKGIKQSPKKVNLVAALVRGMRVEDALLQLQVTVKRAAKTVYQVIHSARANATHNHGLDLDRLLVAEAFVGKGFYRKRVSYHAKGKCGVKERPECRLTVVVREMTAEEEAEIARLRVHNFRKLTKRERRLVPHKLIETTSIWNRKGKGKANSHEPSGMAT from the exons ATGGTGGGCTGGCAGAGACACATACACTTTGTACTTAGTCGTGTTGGGAAAAGAGTGGAACATAGTTACAATTTATCTGCCAACTTTTCTTCTTCTCGCTTGGAATCTTCTTTTTCACCAG GTGAATTAACTTATCTTCAGAGACTATGGAGACCCCCTTCTGCAAACATCTCAAGGCCCTTTTATCAGTATTTTCAACAATTG GGAATTTCCAGTTCAAGGAAGTTACTAGCAGAATCATCTGAGGAAAAAGCCATTCCATCTCCATTGACTCCTGTATTGGCAATAAATAGTGGAAAAAGCGAAGACCAGAACCAGAAAGTTGTCTCTAAGCCTTCAAAAGTTCAAGCTGTATTGAAGGGCATTAAACAG AGTCCAAAAAAGGTCAATTTGGTTGCTGCATTAGTTCGTGGGATGCGAGTTGAGGATGCACTGTTGCAGTTGCAAGTAACAGTAAAGCGAGCAGCAAAAACTGTGTATCAG GTTATCCACTCAGCCCGAGCAAATGCAACTCATAACCATGGATTGGATCTAGACCGTCTCCTTGTTG CTGAGGCATTTGTTGGGAAGGGGTTCTATAGAAAAAGAGTTTCCTATCATGCTAAAGGAAAATGTGGAGTCAAAGAGAGACCCGAGTGCCGACTAACAGTGGTAGTGAGGGAGATGACTGCTGAAGAGGAGGCCGAGATAGCTAGACTTAGAGTCCACAACTTCCGCAAGCTTACTAAGCGAGAAAGGCGGCTTGTACCTCATAAGCTTATTGAGACGACTTCTATCTGGAATCGCAAAGGCAAAGGCAAAGCCAACAGTCATGAACCAAGTGGTATGGCTACATGA
- the LOC126692744 gene encoding 50S ribosomal protein L22, chloroplastic-like isoform X1: MVGWQRHIHFVLSRVGKRVEHSYNLSANFSSSRLESSFSPAFAGELTYLQRLWRPPSANISRPFYQYFQQLGISSSRKLLAESSEEKAIPSPLTPVLAINSGKSEDQNQKVVSKPSKVQAVLKGIKQSPKKVNLVAALVRGMRVEDALLQLQVTVKRAAKTVYQVIHSARANATHNHGLDLDRLLVAEAFVGKGFYRKRVSYHAKGKCGVKERPECRLTVVVREMTAEEEAEIARLRVHNFRKLTKRERRLVPHKLIETTSIWNRKGKGKANSHEPSGMAT; encoded by the exons ATGGTGGGCTGGCAGAGACACATACACTTTGTACTTAGTCGTGTTGGGAAAAGAGTGGAACATAGTTACAATTTATCTGCCAACTTTTCTTCTTCTCGCTTGGAATCTTCTTTTTCACCAG CTTTTGCAGGTGAATTAACTTATCTTCAGAGACTATGGAGACCCCCTTCTGCAAACATCTCAAGGCCCTTTTATCAGTATTTTCAACAATTG GGAATTTCCAGTTCAAGGAAGTTACTAGCAGAATCATCTGAGGAAAAAGCCATTCCATCTCCATTGACTCCTGTATTGGCAATAAATAGTGGAAAAAGCGAAGACCAGAACCAGAAAGTTGTCTCTAAGCCTTCAAAAGTTCAAGCTGTATTGAAGGGCATTAAACAG AGTCCAAAAAAGGTCAATTTGGTTGCTGCATTAGTTCGTGGGATGCGAGTTGAGGATGCACTGTTGCAGTTGCAAGTAACAGTAAAGCGAGCAGCAAAAACTGTGTATCAG GTTATCCACTCAGCCCGAGCAAATGCAACTCATAACCATGGATTGGATCTAGACCGTCTCCTTGTTG CTGAGGCATTTGTTGGGAAGGGGTTCTATAGAAAAAGAGTTTCCTATCATGCTAAAGGAAAATGTGGAGTCAAAGAGAGACCCGAGTGCCGACTAACAGTGGTAGTGAGGGAGATGACTGCTGAAGAGGAGGCCGAGATAGCTAGACTTAGAGTCCACAACTTCCGCAAGCTTACTAAGCGAGAAAGGCGGCTTGTACCTCATAAGCTTATTGAGACGACTTCTATCTGGAATCGCAAAGGCAAAGGCAAAGCCAACAGTCATGAACCAAGTGGTATGGCTACATGA